A region from the Ictalurus punctatus breed USDA103 chromosome 25, Coco_2.0, whole genome shotgun sequence genome encodes:
- the blk gene encoding tyrosine-protein kinase Blk has translation MGCVCSDENKYKERHNSNNNSAAAYNSHQSAHSGANFDEDIVIAQHDFNPTNDSDLPFKKGEKLKIIHENGDWWLAKSLITGDEGYIPCTYVARAHTLEVEQWFFKNLSRRQTERLLLAPGNRIGSFLVRESETTPGAFSLSIRDVAPEHGDVVKHYKIRTLDKGGYYISPSLTFTSLQELIQHYSRSADGLCQRLGSPCRSAAPQRPWGEDEWEIPRETLKMVKKLGAGQFGEVWMGYYKNNQKVAIKTLKEGSMEPKAFLQEANLMKKLQHERLVKLHAVVTKEPIFIVTEFMANGSLLDFLKTDDGRKLKLPKLIDMAAQIAEGMAFIERKNYIHRDLRAANILVSETLHCKIADFGLARIIETEYTAQEGAKFPIKWTAPEAINFGTFSIKSDVWSFGILLTEIVTYGRVPYPGMTNPEVIRNLDKRYRMPCPDDCPEELYDIMMACWREKAEDRPTFEYLQDTLNDFYIATEGQYEMQP, from the exons ATGGGTTGCGTTtgcagtgatgagaataaatataaagaaagacACAACTCAAATAACAATTCAGCAGCCGCCTATAACTCCCAT CAAAGCGCACACAGTGGGGCAAACTTTG ATGAAGACATTGTCATTGCACAACATGATTTCAACCCAACCAACGACAGCGATCTTCCATTTAAGAAAGGAGAGAAACTCAAGATAATACATGA AAATGGGGACTGGTGGTTGGCTAAATCTCTGATTACTGGTGATGAGGGATACATACCATGCACATATGTTGCCCGAGCTCACACGCTGGAGGTTGAACA ATGGTTTTTCAAAAATTTGAGCCGCAGACAGACAGAACGTCTTCTGCTAGCTCCGGGGAACAGGATCGGCTCATTTCTCgtaagagagagcgagacaacTCCAG GTGCTTTCTCCCTTTCTATAAGAGATGTGGCACCAGAGCATGGTGATGTAGTCAAGCACTATAAGATCCGTACGCTTGATAAAGGTGGATACTACATCTCCCCCTCCCTGACCTTCACGTCTCTGCAGGAACTAATACAGCATTACTCAA GATCAGCAGATGGTCTGTGTCAGAGGCTGGGAAGCCCCTGTAGATCTGCTGCTCCTCAGAGGCCCTGGGGTGAGGATGAGTGGGAGATCCCAAGGGAAACATTAAAGATGGTGAAGAAGCTGGGTGCTGGGCAGTTTGGAGAGGTCTGGATGG GATACTATAAAAACAACCAGAAGGTGGCCATTAAGACCCTAAAAGAGGGCAGCATGGAGCCAAAGGCCTTCCTGCAGGAGGCTAATCTCATGAAGAAGCTGCAGCATGAAAGACTGGTGAAACTGCATGCTGtagtcacaaaggaacccatcTTCATAGTCACAGAGTTCATGGCAAATG GGAGCTTATTAGACTTTCTGAAAACAGACGATGGCAGAAAACTAAAACTGCCCAAGCTGATAGATATGGCAGCTCAG ATTGCAGAAGGTATGGCCtttatagaaagaaaaaactaCATTCACAGAGACCTTCGCGCTGCCAACATATTGGTGTCAGAAACCCTGCATTGTAAAATAGCTGACTTTGGCCTGGCCAGGATTATAGAGACTGAGTACACGGCACAGGAAG GTGCAAAGTTTCCAATTAAGTGGACTGCTCCAGAGGCGATCAATTTTGGGACGTTCAGCATCAAGTCAGATGTCTGGTCCTTTGGCATTCTCTTGACTGAGATAGTAACCTATGGAAGAGTGCCTTATCCAG GAATGACAAATCCGGAGGTGATCCGTAACCTGGACAAGAGGTACAGAATGCCATGTCCAGATGACTGTCCTGAAGAACTCTATGACATAATGATGGCATGCTGGAGAGAAAAGGCAGAGGACAGACCCACTTTTGAGTACCTGCAAGACACACTCAATGACTTCTACATTGCCACTGAGGGCCAGTATGAGATGCAGCCATAG